Genomic DNA from Candidatus Kaiserbacteria bacterium:
CATAATATCACTTTATGAGTGATTGTTGGTTTTGTTTGGTATACTGCACTCATGAATATCTACTATGTTTTTATAGGAATCATTGTACTCATTGTATTGTGGACACTTGGAAGTTATCTTGTTGTCCGTACTATTGAAAAACCTGCTTATACAATAATTGAAAATAGGGATGGATATGAGGTGCGTGAATACAAGCCTTATATAGTGGCTGAGACCAAGGTGTCGGGAAACAGGCAAGAAGCAGTCACTAGTGGTTTCCAAATTATTGCTGATTATATTTTTGGGAATAATGTGAGCAAAAAGGGAATCGCAATGACAGCGCCGGTTTTAGAAAGTCAGGTGTCTGAAAAAATTTCAATGACGTCCCCTGTGCTGAGTACAGAAGGTGCAACAGGTGAGAGAGTAATCGCTTTTGTATTACCATCCACATATACACTTGAGACGTTGCCAATCCCAAACAACACCGCAGTCACGCTCCGCGAAGTCCCCGCACACACCGTGGCAGCCCTCACATTTACCTGGTACCCAACTCCAACGCGCATAGAAAAGAAAAAAGAAGAACTCATTTCTTTACTCGAAAGAGACAAAGTGTCCCCGATTGGCGACATACAAGTCGCGCAATACAATCCACCACTCTCCATGCCGCTTATGCTCCGTAACGAAATTATTATCCCGATAGAATAGAAGTGTTTGGGGTGTATGATGTTCAACTCTTTAAAAAACATCCCGAAATTCTTATTAAAGAATTTCGGGAAGTAAATTGATCGCTGTCTGTTGCTAATGTGCGTTCATGAGTGCGTGGAGTACATCTTTTCCGTACTGAGGAATTCGGAGTAGTTGGTAGTCCGGCATTATATCTAGTCTATGCTCGATAATATATTGAAGTGCCACATCTCCTTTGAGCGTAAGTGCCGGTGAAACAATATCAACACCACATGTATCAATATACCAGGAGCGGAGACTACTATGTTGTTTTGAAAGCATCATATCTCCACTGTCTCGTTCCCATACATAGTCTGCAACTGTCGAACTTGGCGGAACGTATAACCGTTCAAAGTATCGGATGATACCGTTTTTGATTATTTGAGCCGCAAGGTCGGGTGCGCTGATAGTATCTGCCGCATGAAGCCAACTCTGCTTTTCTTTGGCAAGACGTACAAAGAGGAGATATTTCCCCAACTCTCTTGAAATAAGGGAAGCCAACTCCTCTCGCGTCGTCGGAGCATCTGTGAATGTTAAGAGCAATTCTCCCACGAGACCAAGTTTTTTGCTGAAATCCTTATCATCT
This window encodes:
- a CDS encoding heme-binding protein; protein product: MNIYYVFIGIIVLIVLWTLGSYLVVRTIEKPAYTIIENRDGYEVREYKPYIVAETKVSGNRQEAVTSGFQIIADYIFGNNVSKKGIAMTAPVLESQVSEKISMTSPVLSTEGATGERVIAFVLPSTYTLETLPIPNNTAVTLREVPAHTVAALTFTWYPTPTRIEKKKEELISLLERDKVSPIGDIQVAQYNPPLSMPLMLRNEIIIPIE